The following are encoded in a window of Tessaracoccus flavescens genomic DNA:
- a CDS encoding M15 family metallopeptidase, whose amino-acid sequence MNRRRIIGILIGTALIAGLFTHSPAQPAQALDVYTTPGTHHVNGRVWRTTCEKYSSTVERCRTEIQATTITYSRGRYVEKFGWTFNNLTYKPSRRAQWTSNVLATPGEHVSGGRRWKTECDSAWTGRNACRSSILTTTYRRSGNGYAQGSTWVFNNIVHFSDSSPTTFCVPGGSASAGVAAMPANDDIVVPGEEPTPTPRHSPEATAAPDDPTPAPSLSPSPSPSPSQSPSPSPSQGSSPETPTPSPKPDPTVTESPTPSPSLTAPVTQSEPRPLSVEPAAATVTLGRIQHPDHPVGVLYDRLGAFRVEGSAAGATQVKVELIDATGKVRSSATVVVASSGAFAASLKGGFAGKATVKATAANATASRAVELRKAGITQSTPTRIDPLTTSKVTGTLTPGIGNVLVTAYVSTSSGWVAAGSARTASDGDYSIPFAYGKGTLGTWQVRTCATLTWGPTIPAAASSGVTRARIANPVITNTTAAEVASTYRSGCPVGPSGLSTIRINQQSMDGRVYRGEIIVRRGRASDVAQVFAKTFEGGFPVFQMTNPNAFGGDDIKSMAANNTSAFNCRKVVGNPYALSPHSYGYAVDVNPWQNPYRDPQGRWHPSTQHVSRTPVVPGMLTTGSVPVREFKARGWEWFSGWDWHHFEKK is encoded by the coding sequence ATGAATCGACGACGCATCATCGGCATTCTCATCGGAACCGCGCTCATCGCGGGGCTCTTCACCCACAGCCCAGCGCAACCCGCGCAAGCGCTGGACGTATACACGACGCCGGGAACCCACCACGTCAACGGACGCGTCTGGCGGACGACCTGCGAGAAGTACTCCTCGACGGTCGAGCGGTGCCGCACCGAGATCCAGGCCACGACGATCACCTACTCGCGCGGCCGCTACGTCGAAAAGTTCGGCTGGACGTTCAACAACCTCACCTACAAGCCGAGCCGCCGCGCGCAGTGGACGAGCAACGTGCTCGCCACGCCCGGCGAACACGTCAGCGGCGGGCGCAGGTGGAAGACGGAGTGCGACAGCGCCTGGACCGGCCGCAACGCCTGCCGCTCCTCCATCCTGACCACGACCTACCGCCGCTCCGGCAACGGATATGCGCAGGGCTCGACGTGGGTGTTCAACAACATCGTGCACTTCTCCGACTCCAGCCCCACCACCTTCTGCGTGCCGGGCGGATCAGCCAGCGCTGGGGTCGCGGCCATGCCCGCGAACGACGACATTGTCGTCCCCGGCGAGGAACCGACTCCGACCCCGAGACACTCCCCCGAGGCCACGGCGGCTCCCGACGACCCGACGCCCGCACCGAGCCTCAGCCCGAGCCCGTCTCCCTCTCCGTCTCAGAGCCCATCCCCATCTCCGTCTCAGGGCTCCTCCCCGGAGACGCCCACCCCGTCTCCGAAGCCGGACCCGACCGTCACCGAATCACCGACGCCCAGCCCCTCCCTCACCGCCCCCGTCACGCAGAGCGAGCCGAGGCCGCTTTCCGTCGAGCCGGCCGCGGCAACCGTCACGCTCGGCCGGATCCAGCACCCCGACCACCCCGTCGGGGTGCTCTACGACCGCCTCGGCGCCTTCCGCGTCGAGGGCTCCGCGGCCGGGGCGACTCAGGTGAAGGTCGAACTGATCGACGCCACGGGGAAGGTCCGCTCGAGCGCCACCGTCGTCGTCGCATCCTCCGGCGCATTCGCGGCCTCACTCAAGGGCGGGTTCGCCGGGAAGGCGACGGTCAAGGCGACCGCAGCAAACGCGACCGCGAGCCGCGCCGTCGAGCTGCGCAAGGCGGGGATCACGCAGTCGACGCCGACGCGCATCGACCCGCTCACCACGTCGAAGGTCACCGGAACGCTCACCCCGGGGATCGGCAACGTGCTGGTCACCGCCTACGTCTCCACGTCGTCCGGCTGGGTGGCAGCCGGGTCCGCCCGTACCGCGAGCGACGGCGACTACAGCATCCCCTTCGCCTACGGGAAGGGCACGCTCGGCACGTGGCAGGTGCGAACCTGCGCCACGCTCACCTGGGGCCCGACGATCCCGGCAGCCGCGTCGTCGGGCGTGACCCGGGCTCGGATCGCCAACCCGGTGATCACGAACACGACGGCCGCGGAGGTCGCCTCGACGTACCGGTCCGGCTGCCCCGTCGGGCCGTCCGGGCTGAGCACCATCCGGATCAACCAGCAGTCCATGGACGGGCGGGTCTACCGCGGCGAGATCATCGTGCGCCGCGGCCGGGCAAGCGACGTCGCGCAGGTCTTCGCGAAGACGTTCGAGGGCGGCTTCCCCGTGTTCCAGATGACCAACCCCAATGCCTTCGGCGGCGACGACATCAAGTCGATGGCTGCCAACAACACCTCGGCGTTCAACTGCCGCAAGGTCGTCGGCAACCCCTACGCCCTCTCCCCGCACAGCTACGGCTACGCCGTCGACGTGAATCCGTGGCAGAACCCGTACCGCGACCCGCAGGGCCGCTGGCACCCGAGCACCCAGCACGTCAGCCGAACCCCGGTCGTTCCCGGCATGCTGACCACCGGCAGCGTCCCGGTGCGCGAGTTCAAGGCCCGCGGCTGGGAGTGGTTCTCGGGGTGGGACTGGCACCACTTCGAGAAGAAATGA
- a CDS encoding pseudouridine synthase — MRDWLVHKLAPAPEDVDEMLDAGAFVDDKGRPWTGREIYRPHTFVWFHRTLREEAEVPGELRVLHRDERIVVLDKPHFLSTIPRGRHVVQSAVVKARQQLDLPELSAAHRLDRGTAGVLLMTTQKRWRAAYHSVFTERTVTKVYRAIAPFDETLTFPRKVESHLVKRVGTMQAETLDLPPNAFTEIDLLERRGDLALYEVRPLTGKTHQIRAHFDQLSIPLLGDPLYPEVLPTPIDDFSTPLRLLAYSLAFPDPVDGTQRHFTSGHILSWT, encoded by the coding sequence ATGCGTGACTGGCTGGTGCACAAGCTGGCCCCCGCGCCCGAGGACGTCGACGAGATGCTCGACGCCGGCGCGTTCGTCGACGACAAGGGCCGACCCTGGACCGGGCGCGAGATCTACCGCCCCCACACGTTCGTCTGGTTCCATCGCACGCTCCGCGAGGAGGCGGAGGTGCCGGGAGAGCTTCGGGTGCTGCACCGCGACGAGCGGATCGTCGTGCTGGACAAGCCGCACTTCCTGTCCACCATCCCGCGCGGCAGGCACGTCGTCCAGAGCGCCGTCGTCAAGGCCCGTCAACAGCTCGACCTGCCCGAGCTGTCCGCGGCGCACAGGCTCGACCGGGGCACAGCGGGCGTCCTCCTCATGACGACTCAGAAGCGGTGGCGGGCCGCCTACCATTCGGTCTTCACCGAGCGGACGGTCACGAAGGTCTACCGCGCGATCGCCCCGTTCGACGAGACCCTGACGTTCCCACGGAAGGTCGAGTCGCATCTGGTCAAGCGCGTGGGAACCATGCAGGCGGAGACGCTCGACCTGCCGCCCAACGCCTTCACCGAGATCGACCTGCTCGAGCGCCGAGGCGACCTGGCGCTGTACGAGGTGCGTCCGCTCACCGGGAAGACGCACCAGATCCGCGCCCACTTCGACCAGCTCAGCATCCCGCTGCTCGGCGATCCGCTGTACCCGGAGGTCCTGCCGACCCCTATCGACGACTTCTCCACTCCCCTGCGCCTGCTCGCCTACAGTCTCGCCTTCCCCGACCCCGTCGACGGCACGCAGCGACACTTCACCTCCGGCCATATCCTCAGCTGGACTTAG